The proteins below come from a single Mustela erminea isolate mMusErm1 chromosome 14, mMusErm1.Pri, whole genome shotgun sequence genomic window:
- the LOC116572644 gene encoding cytochrome c oxidase assembly protein COX15 homolog isoform X1: MQRLLFPPLKALVGSPCLRLLVPRAAPRTQCGCSCGIRRSLRPGQYSTISEVTLQSGRGTVSLPSKAAERVVGRWLLVCSGTVAGAVILGGVTRLTESGLSMVDWHLIKEMKPPTSQEEWETEFQKYQQFPEFKILNHDMTLAEFKFIWYMEYSHRMWGRLVGLAYILPAAYFWRKGWLSRGMKGRVLALCGLVCFQGLLGWYMVKSGLEEKPDSHDIPRVSQYRLAAHLGSALVLYCASLWTSLSLLLPQHKLPETRQLLWLRRCAHGTAGLVFLTALSGAFVAGLDAGLVYNSFPKMGESWVPEDLFTFSPVLKNVFENPTMVQFDHRILGITSVTAVTVLYFLSRRISLPRRTKMAAATLLALAYTQVGLGISTLLMYVPTPLAATHQSGSLALLSVALWLMSELRRVPK, from the exons ATGCAGCGATTGCTCTTTCCGCCCCTGAAGGCCTTGGTGGGGAGCCCGTGTCTCCGGCTCCTTGTTCCTAGGGCGGCGCCTAGAACCCAG TGTGGTTGCAGCTGTGGGATCAGGCGCTCCCTGAGGCCAGGGCAGTACAGCACCATCTCTGAAGTAACTTTGCAGTCTGGAAGGGGTACAGTGTCCCTTCCCTCAAAAGCTGCTGAGCGGGTGGTAGGTCGATGGCTCCTGGTCTGCAGTGGAACAGTGGCTGGAGCAGTTATTCTTGGTGGAGTGACTAG GTTGACAGAGTCTGGCCTCTCAATGGTAGACTGGCATTTGATAAAGGAGATGAAACCACCTACTAGTCAAGAGGAGTGGGAAACAGAATTCCAAAAATATCAGCAATttccagaatttaaaat CTTGAATCATGATATGACACTGGCCGAATTCAAGTTCATCTGGTACATGGAGTACTCACACCGAATGTGGGGTCGCCTTGTGGGCCTTGCATACATCCTGCCTGCTGCCTACTTTTGGAGAAAGGGCTGGCTCAGCCGTGGCATGAAAGGACGTGTTCTTGCCCTATGTGGGTTAGTCTGCTTCCAG GGTCTGTTAGGATGGTATATGGTGAAAAGTGGATTAGAAGAAAAACCAGACTCCCATGACATCCCGCGAGTCAGTCAGTATCGCCTCGCCGCCCACCTGGGATCAGCTCTTGTTCTTTATTGTGCCAGCTTATGGACTTCGCTCTCACTGCTGCTACCTCAGCACAAG ttgCCTGAAACTCGTCAGCTCCTGTGGCTGAGGCGATGTGCTCATGGAACAGCAGGCCTGGTATTCCTTACCGCACTCTCAG GGGCTTTTGTGGCAGGGCTGGATGCTGGGCTTGTGTACAACTCTTTCCCGAAGATGGGAGAATCTTGGGTCCCGGAGGATCTCTTTACCTTCTCTCCCGTCCTGAAGAATGTTTTTGAGAATCCCACCATGGTGCAGTTTGATCACCGgattttg GGAATCACTTCAGTTACAGCTGTGACAGTGCTCTACTTCCTCTCCCGGAGAATCTCCCTTCCTCGAAGGACCAAGATGGCCGCAGCGACTTTGCTAGCTTTGGCATATACACAG GTGGGCTTGGGCATTAGCACTCTGCTGATGTACGTTCCAACTCCTCTGGCTGCCACTCACCAGTCGGGCTCCCTGGCTCTGCTCAGTGTTGCCCTTTGGCTCATGAGTGAACTCCGAAGAGTCCCAAAATAA
- the LOC116572644 gene encoding cytochrome c oxidase assembly protein COX15 homolog isoform X3, with translation MVDWHLIKEMKPPTSQEEWETEFQKYQQFPEFKILNHDMTLAEFKFIWYMEYSHRMWGRLVGLAYILPAAYFWRKGWLSRGMKGRVLALCGLVCFQGLLGWYMVKSGLEEKPDSHDIPRVSQYRLAAHLGSALVLYCASLWTSLSLLLPQHKLPETRQLLWLRRCAHGTAGLVFLTALSGAFVAGLDAGLVYNSFPKMGESWVPEDLFTFSPVLKNVFENPTMVQFDHRILGITSVTAVTVLYFLSRRISLPRRTKMAAATLLALAYTQVGLGISTLLMYVPTPLAATHQSGSLALLSVALWLMSELRRVPK, from the exons ATGGTAGACTGGCATTTGATAAAGGAGATGAAACCACCTACTAGTCAAGAGGAGTGGGAAACAGAATTCCAAAAATATCAGCAATttccagaatttaaaat CTTGAATCATGATATGACACTGGCCGAATTCAAGTTCATCTGGTACATGGAGTACTCACACCGAATGTGGGGTCGCCTTGTGGGCCTTGCATACATCCTGCCTGCTGCCTACTTTTGGAGAAAGGGCTGGCTCAGCCGTGGCATGAAAGGACGTGTTCTTGCCCTATGTGGGTTAGTCTGCTTCCAG GGTCTGTTAGGATGGTATATGGTGAAAAGTGGATTAGAAGAAAAACCAGACTCCCATGACATCCCGCGAGTCAGTCAGTATCGCCTCGCCGCCCACCTGGGATCAGCTCTTGTTCTTTATTGTGCCAGCTTATGGACTTCGCTCTCACTGCTGCTACCTCAGCACAAG ttgCCTGAAACTCGTCAGCTCCTGTGGCTGAGGCGATGTGCTCATGGAACAGCAGGCCTGGTATTCCTTACCGCACTCTCAG GGGCTTTTGTGGCAGGGCTGGATGCTGGGCTTGTGTACAACTCTTTCCCGAAGATGGGAGAATCTTGGGTCCCGGAGGATCTCTTTACCTTCTCTCCCGTCCTGAAGAATGTTTTTGAGAATCCCACCATGGTGCAGTTTGATCACCGgattttg GGAATCACTTCAGTTACAGCTGTGACAGTGCTCTACTTCCTCTCCCGGAGAATCTCCCTTCCTCGAAGGACCAAGATGGCCGCAGCGACTTTGCTAGCTTTGGCATATACACAG GTGGGCTTGGGCATTAGCACTCTGCTGATGTACGTTCCAACTCCTCTGGCTGCCACTCACCAGTCGGGCTCCCTGGCTCTGCTCAGTGTTGCCCTTTGGCTCATGAGTGAACTCCGAAGAGTCCCAAAATAA
- the LOC116572644 gene encoding cytochrome c oxidase assembly protein COX15 homolog isoform X2, protein MQRLLFPPLKALVGSPCLRLLVPRAAPRTQCGCSCGIRRSLRPGQYSTISEVTLQSGRGTVSLPSKAAERVVGRWLLVCSGTVAGAVILGGVTRLTESGLSMVDWHLIKEMKPPTSQEEWETEFQKYQQFPEFKILNHDMTLAEFKFIWYMEYSHRMWGRLVGLAYILPAAYFWRKGWLSRGMKGRVLALCGLVCFQGLLGWYMVKSGLEEKPDSHDIPRVSQYRLAAHLGSALVLYCASLWTSLSLLLPQHKLPETRQLLWLRRCAHGTAGLVFLTALSGAFVAGLDAGLVYNSFPKMGESWVPEDLFTFSPVLKNVFENPTMVQFDHRILGITSVTAVTVLYFLSRRISLPRRTKMAAATLLALAYTQATSKRKKEATYLSRCSSA, encoded by the exons ATGCAGCGATTGCTCTTTCCGCCCCTGAAGGCCTTGGTGGGGAGCCCGTGTCTCCGGCTCCTTGTTCCTAGGGCGGCGCCTAGAACCCAG TGTGGTTGCAGCTGTGGGATCAGGCGCTCCCTGAGGCCAGGGCAGTACAGCACCATCTCTGAAGTAACTTTGCAGTCTGGAAGGGGTACAGTGTCCCTTCCCTCAAAAGCTGCTGAGCGGGTGGTAGGTCGATGGCTCCTGGTCTGCAGTGGAACAGTGGCTGGAGCAGTTATTCTTGGTGGAGTGACTAG GTTGACAGAGTCTGGCCTCTCAATGGTAGACTGGCATTTGATAAAGGAGATGAAACCACCTACTAGTCAAGAGGAGTGGGAAACAGAATTCCAAAAATATCAGCAATttccagaatttaaaat CTTGAATCATGATATGACACTGGCCGAATTCAAGTTCATCTGGTACATGGAGTACTCACACCGAATGTGGGGTCGCCTTGTGGGCCTTGCATACATCCTGCCTGCTGCCTACTTTTGGAGAAAGGGCTGGCTCAGCCGTGGCATGAAAGGACGTGTTCTTGCCCTATGTGGGTTAGTCTGCTTCCAG GGTCTGTTAGGATGGTATATGGTGAAAAGTGGATTAGAAGAAAAACCAGACTCCCATGACATCCCGCGAGTCAGTCAGTATCGCCTCGCCGCCCACCTGGGATCAGCTCTTGTTCTTTATTGTGCCAGCTTATGGACTTCGCTCTCACTGCTGCTACCTCAGCACAAG ttgCCTGAAACTCGTCAGCTCCTGTGGCTGAGGCGATGTGCTCATGGAACAGCAGGCCTGGTATTCCTTACCGCACTCTCAG GGGCTTTTGTGGCAGGGCTGGATGCTGGGCTTGTGTACAACTCTTTCCCGAAGATGGGAGAATCTTGGGTCCCGGAGGATCTCTTTACCTTCTCTCCCGTCCTGAAGAATGTTTTTGAGAATCCCACCATGGTGCAGTTTGATCACCGgattttg GGAATCACTTCAGTTACAGCTGTGACAGTGCTCTACTTCCTCTCCCGGAGAATCTCCCTTCCTCGAAGGACCAAGATGGCCGCAGCGACTTTGCTAGCTTTGGCATATACACAG